One Saccharopolyspora erythraea NRRL 2338 genomic region harbors:
- a CDS encoding pilin produces the protein MFLTLGGLRYVASNGEPGELEKAKQALRNAGIGYLLTALAPVLVDILRQIVGA, from the coding sequence GTGTTCCTGACACTGGGCGGGCTGAGGTACGTGGCGAGCAACGGTGAGCCGGGGGAGCTGGAGAAGGCCAAGCAGGCTCTGCGTAACGCGGGCATCGGCTATCTGCTGACCGCGTTGGCTCCGGTGTTGGTCGACATCCTCAGGCAGATCGTGGGTGCGTGA
- a CDS encoding IS5/IS1182 family transposase, which yields MDRGKPGSKIHAMSDRSGIPLAVVISAANRNDHRELQTVIDAVAPVRGSAGRPRRRPRKLHADKGYDYPVCRHALRRRGIIARIARRGIESTTRLGRHR from the coding sequence GTGGATCGAGGCAAGCCCGGCTCGAAGATCCACGCGATGAGCGACCGCAGTGGCATCCCGCTGGCCGTGGTCATCTCCGCGGCCAACCGCAACGATCACCGGGAACTTCAGACGGTGATCGATGCGGTTGCGCCGGTCAGAGGGTCTGCCGGACGGCCTCGACGTCGGCCGCGCAAGCTGCACGCCGACAAGGGCTACGACTATCCGGTCTGCCGACACGCGTTGCGTCGGAGAGGAATCATCGCCCGGATCGCTCGCCGGGGTATCGAGTCGACCACCCGGCTGGGACGCCACCGCTAA
- a CDS encoding transposase, which yields MPEAPQRHQGGGRRRLDDRAVLAAILYVLQTGCAWSALPTSFGVSCATAHRRFTEWSQADVFTRLHQELLDLLGTAGAIDWSRASVDSMHIRAGKRGT from the coding sequence TTGCCCGAAGCGCCGCAACGCCACCAGGGCGGAGGTCGGCGTCGGCTGGACGACCGCGCGGTGCTGGCCGCGATCCTGTACGTGCTGCAAACCGGGTGCGCCTGGTCAGCGCTGCCCACCTCGTTCGGAGTCAGCTGCGCCACCGCACACCGCCGGTTCACCGAGTGGTCCCAAGCCGACGTGTTCACCCGGCTGCACCAGGAACTGCTGGACCTGCTCGGCACCGCTGGAGCGATCGACTGGTCCCGGGCGTCGGTGGACAGCATGCATATCCGGGCGGGCAAAAGGGGGACCTGA